From Carassius carassius chromosome 15, fCarCar2.1, whole genome shotgun sequence:
ACACCTGTTAGTAAACATGGTTGTCAATTATAAACACTGACTGTGTGAACGTAACCAGAGATGCATGTGTGTCTTGGATGAAGATTGTGCCAGgctatatataataacatttatgcatgtgtgtgtgtgtgtgtgtgtgtgtgagagagtgggtATGGTTAGATTTGTAACATGTGGCAGACACCTGTGTTCAgtcagagagaagcttttgagaaAAATATAGCTCTCACTTTGACTTCAAATGTTCGTCTCATTCTTCAGCGAGCTATGCAACAATCCAGTCACGATCAGATTAAGAAGATAAACACTTTACATAGATTTTGTATGATCTCTAAACAATCaaatgtatcatttaaaaaactgttttagtgtaaacatacatttaaaaagcaCCACATCTTCAATTGATTACATGTTAAACTTTGCCCTGAGATGTGTTAAATGGGTTTGGAGGTTAACCAGCTGGCCAGTGGGTGGCATCCCCCGTTGCCCTCTGTTCTCTGTAGGGTGGCGTCACCAGTTAGAGCACTCGACCTGCCGAGGTCAGGGCAGCCACACAGAGGGTTTGATCCACACAGGCAGCCTGtggggtgtgtgagagagtgagtggacAAAAGAATGCACGCATCtgtgtgatcgtgtgtgtgtggggtggccTGCATGATCTATTTCAggatgaaggggggggggggggtgaatccTCTTGACCATTCCACACTGTTCCAACATTTCGATCTGGCATTTAGCCTGTCAGCTGTGCTGCACCCACTGATGTGTTAATCAGACTCACAGCAGATGTGTATCAAATGTGGATTTCAAGTGAAGGCTAAAAAGAGCATTTCCTTTTTTGAGTCTTGGTGATTAAGTGCTTCAGGGTGTACTTCAGTGTGTTTCATATGTCTAGACAGAACTAATGTGAGTCTAATGACTTTTAATTTATAAGGATACTAGTATTCATTTTCAGattcatattatatattaggACTGTCAGTCGATtcaaatttttaatctaattaattacagggTGCTGTGATTAATCGTATTAATCACAAACTAAATTTGGCTGTGAAAATACCTTCAAAAGATCATTTTAAGctattattgtgttaaatgtttaaGCTACAACTGCCTAACATAAactatggaacataaaataagataatatGTGAAACATCACAAGTTTTTGTTCATGCAATGAAAGTCACTGAAAAGCAAAACGGCTTTTTTtaccaacagtcttcaaaatacctatgttgtgtaaaataaaaaagtctttcaagtttgaaacaacattatgGTGAGTTAGTgatgacaatttatttattaaattatttcttctttttttttttttttttttgtggactatccctttaatgatttttgcaatgcattgcGATACTATAAACAAGTCGATATATTGGTATAACTATATTAGGAATAGGAACaagactccggcagggctgccctttgtcaccggttctgttcataatttttatggacagaatttctaggcgcagccaagggccagagagtgtccggtttggggcccatacgatttcgtcgctgcttttttcggatgatgttgtcgtgttggcctcctcagaccaggaccttcagcggCACTGGGATGGTTtccagccgagtgtgaagcggccgggatgagaatcagcacctccaagtccgaggccatggttctcagtcggaaaagggtggattgcccacttcaggttggtgaagagttcctgcctcaagtggaggagttcaggtatcttggggtcttgttcatgagtgagggaaggatggaacgagagattgacagacggatcggtgcagcttctgcagtaatgcggtcgatgtaccggtctgtcgtggtgaagaaggagctgagctgtaaggcaaagctctcgatttaccggtcaatctacgttcctactctcacctattgtcatgagctgtgggtcatgaccgaaaggacaagatcccggatacaggcggtcgaaatgagctttctccatagggtggctgggcgctcccttagagatagggtgagaagctcggtcactcgggaggatctcagagtagagccgttgctcctccacatcgagaggagccagctgaggtggctcaggagtctatttcggatgcctcctggacgccatcccagggaggtgttccaggcacgtcccaccgggaggaggccctGGGAAGAcataggacacgctggagggactatgtctcccggctggcctgggaacgcctcggggttcccccggaagagctggaggaagtggctagggagagggaagtctgggcgtctctgcttagactgttgcccccgcgacccggccccggataagcggaagatgatggatggattgatggaatAGGATAATTTTAGAAAAACTGTCATTTAGAATACTTCAACATATGCACAAAAGGTATTTAACCAGAACACTGGTATCTGTATTTGCATTAATTAGGCCCTGTAACATTAACTGCATTGAGCCACTTTTTGTGCAGTACGAGTAAAGGGGGGAAAGTAAAGTTCTTGCAGGATTCTTTAGttcaattaaatgtataaaatgtaagctgttattaaaaaaaatatatatatatatatataaacctgtcGCTGAGGTTAAGTTGGAGCACGTGTCTGAAAAGTCTCCTGTTTGATGTGCTCATAAAGATGTTCTGCATCTAAATAAACACAATTCTTGACAAGAAAAAGAgtcagaagcagcagttgtgagcgGGGTGGCCAACCCTAGCTTCGCCCCCGAGTTAACagtgttacatttttttaaagccgttaaactggaaaaattaAATCACCTGTGTTAACAcactaattttgacagcacttatatacatatataatgtttataaagGTAGTTCAAAAATACTAAATGTGTGGGGGTTTTTTTCCAGTAAAAGACCTTAACATCCTGTCCCGTCCATCTGGTTCTGATGGTCCGCTTGAATCCCCCCGAAAGCCGATTCTGAATGAGGAAATGGAGAACAGGAGCAGCCCAGCACCAGGGTCTGAATCCCCTCGACTCACTCCACAGGATCAAGggggaaacaacaacaacaacatcttgGTCTATGTGTCTGTACTGGCTGCGGTGGTGCTCGGACTCTTGTTCTACGTTGCCTACAAATGGTGAGGTCATGCAGCAGTTGAAAgaagaaaaatacactttttgAAATTCATTCTATTTGTATATGTTAGATTTAGAATACCATAACGTGTCTGTGAAGTCAAATATTATTCTTGTTTTTACTTGATGATAAACGTGTGATTTGGTGTGTGTGCAGCTGGAAGTCATGCCAGCAGAAGCAGGCTCTGGTGAAAGCACGGGCTGACGAGATGAATACTGTCAGGGAAGGAGAGAAATTACACAGCGACAGTGGCGTGTTTCTGGACTCTCACAGCCTTCAGGAAAGCCAGCCTTGCAAAGGTATGAGCGCTTGAACAGAGGCAACCCATACAGATTTCCTGATCATAATTTCTACTACTTATTCGTCATTTTTAACAGTTAATTTAAAGAACTAGCTCATAAGAGCAATGTGTACAATTTCATTCATCTTTTGGAACTGTTCATTGAAAGAACTGGTTTATAAAAGTCATTTGttctattcattttctttttaaaccgTTCATTTGAAGAACTAATTCATAAGCATAATCTGTACTATTCGTTCATCTTATTTAGCTGTTCATTACAAAAACAGCTccataaggggccattcacatgtcgtgcctaaaaacgcctggaaaacgctaggcgcgtcgctttctccttctttccaaagcgctcgggcagttgtgcTACTGAGGGgtctgtcgttgctaagcaaccatgacccgctctctccatgaagacgcggaaatctcagcaaaggataaatggatttgcagcactaaaaatcacttgcagtagctctgctactaaatttatttaaaaatggctatccatatacagctatggtcAGCTATTCTTTCATCTTGGCTGatctttcaacgttgttacgggaaaggatggagctgattggttagttcttgtcacatgacccatggtgcgcttgcggcattctgaaagtttttaactcgatgcggtgcggatgcgcctggaaaaaacgagcgcgtcgcaccgcgtgcgcgccGCTTCCATTATAAGCGCGCATACCACGAGCCTACATTGGAAATGACGATTTTttgcgcgcaaaagacgcgatatgtgaacagcccctaagagtgatttgttctatttatttgtctttttgaaCCAATTGTTAAAAGAACAGGCTCATAAGagtaatttgtattattaatgtgTCTTCTTGAACTCTTTAATAAAAGAAtgggctcataagagtcatttgttctaTTCATTCATCTTAAACTGTTCGTTAAAAGAATGGTctcataaattaaaattaaattaaatttatgcatttagcagacgcttttatccaaagcgacttacagtgcattcaggctatcaatttttacctatcatgtgttcccggggaatcgaacccccaaccttatatgataacgcaatgctctaccacttgagctacaagaacactaaagcccctttcacactgcatgtcggACCGTGTATTTTgacggaacattgccgggtcgccttctgtgtgaaagcaaacacgtcccgggattgataccggcattgaacccgggtcggggacctagtaacattgccaggttcagtcccaggacgagcgctgtgtgaacaaaagccagatctaatgccgtgtcgtagtgatgatgcacgttatcgCACAACTCTTTTACCGTCTGTtatgaaggaagatcaacgttcgcagagatcagtttgttcctcactttccacgCTGACGCTAAGATCGTTTACTAGCTTGAGTGAAAGTATAaagtgcctaacgttttcgactcgtacattacacgtcacgccctgatgtcacgtgtcgttacgggatctttacgggttgtgtgtgaaagcacgcaaatatcccgggtaatcactggcagtgtgaaagtgcaaaatctagcgacccgggaacaattgctggaacactttacccgtgtatttgccggaattgcagtgtgaaaggggcttaagagtcatttgtattttttttattgaaaaataatttgttcagaaatcattcaattcAGGAATCGGGCTGCATTGCTTTGAACTATGTtttgattcacaaaaaaataattggttcataagagtcattggTTTAAGAATTTGATTACACTGGTTGCGTTGGAAATAGTCACTTGTAGTGTACTGTAGGTTGCTTACTAATAGTGTAAATGGCTGATAAGTAATTATTTGTTCCCTTTCTCACGCTTTCCACAGGCAGTAAACGAGACAGCAAACAGGACACGCGACTTTATGTGAACCTGCCTCCTCACAGGCAGGAGGAGGTGGAGGGGCTTCTCGCCGAGGGGGACGGTCGGAGCTGGAGACAGCTGGCGGCCACACTTGGTTACGAACAGGACCGGGTGGACGTCTTCGGACGGGGACAAGACCCCATCCACACTCTCTTAACAGATTGGGCTCAACAGGAAGGCTCCACGTTGGGCCTGCTCTGCTCCGCTCTCGCACGCATTGAACGGCCAGACATCATCAGCGCCCTCACCGCCCCGTCTCAAGGAGTGTCAGTGGTCTAAATACTTGAATATGTTCCTCACGCCTTCATGAAAGTGAAAGAGACAATCACACAGGAATCATAGAGGAATTGTGTCATCTGACTCCTTTTCGAATGCCTTGCTTGCACTAAGACTTTGAAGAGCAGGATTGGAAATAATAAGGTTTTTATTCAACATAACGTTTCCCTTATGAATTTTGTTTGAACAGCTTGAG
This genomic window contains:
- the nradd gene encoding tumor necrosis factor receptor superfamily member 16 — encoded protein: MKGAMAALQLGLWILAVKVAFGKVCISEQFTKTGACCSMCAAGTGLVSSCGQEDTKCQSCQDGVSFSDSETLSACRPCVRCPAGIRELARCTPTQDTQCECGEHSFLRWDVNSTSGMCVICSMCQHGSGVVRACGPLGNTICERCKPGTYSKERSDRKPCVPCSRCTDDEVEIRPCQPDSDTVCMVKDLNILSRPSGSDGPLESPRKPILNEEMENRSSPAPGSESPRLTPQDQGGNNNNNILVYVSVLAAVVLGLLFYVAYKCWKSCQQKQALVKARADEMNTVREGEKLHSDSGVFLDSHSLQESQPCKGSKRDSKQDTRLYVNLPPHRQEEVEGLLAEGDGRSWRQLAATLGYEQDRVDVFGRGQDPIHTLLTDWAQQEGSTLGLLCSALARIERPDIISALTAPSQGVSVV